One part of the Candidatus Neomarinimicrobiota bacterium genome encodes these proteins:
- a CDS encoding leucine--tRNA ligase: MAKSYPFQDIEKKWQSIWEKNKTFRTKEDPGKEKFYILDMFPYPSGQGLHVGHPEGYTASDIIARFKRMNGYNVLHPIGFDAFGLPAETYALQTGTHPQITTEKNIATFTRQLKQFGFSYDWDRVVNTTDPGYYKWTQWVFIQLFKKGLVYEAESPVWWCEELKSVLANEEVVDGKSERGGYPVRRIMLKQWMLKITAYADRLLEGLDKLDWPEAIKEMQRNWIGRSEGAEVLFPVDGHSESIKVFTTRPDTLFGATYMVLSPEHPLVDKICTPEYTDEVKRYQEEAALKSDLDRTELSKEKTGVFTGAYAINPVNEEKIPIWIADYVLISYGTGAIMAVPAHDQRDWEFARKFNLKIVPVLEGGDIIQEAFVGDGTHINSGFINGMNKKDAIDTMIRWLEEHKAGERAVNYKLRDWLFSRQRYWGEPIPLYKDDEGNVYALDEDELPLELPDVEKYEPAGKGQSPLASIRDWVEFTKNGKKYYRETHTMPQWAGSNWYYLRYIDPHNEEKLVDPDKEKYWMPVDFYIGGAEHAVLHLLYARFWHKVLYDLGVVSTDEPFQRLMNQGLILGEDGEKMSKSRGNVVNPDDIIHEYGADTLRVYEMFMGPIERPKPWSTQGLAGINRFLNRIWRLFIEEDGTLTDKITDAPASEQLLKVYHETVKILTEHIEACRFNTAISQLMVFINECYKEENLNRSFMNGFVKLLSPFAPHLSEELWEKMGNTDELAYSSWPEYEEKYLIEATIDYPVQINGKVRTIITVPKNISRENLEAVVFENERVKKYTTGKNIRKFIVVPEKIITIVI; this comes from the coding sequence ATGGCAAAATCTTATCCGTTTCAAGACATCGAAAAAAAATGGCAAAGCATTTGGGAAAAGAATAAAACATTCAGGACAAAGGAAGACCCCGGGAAAGAAAAATTTTATATCCTGGACATGTTCCCTTATCCATCGGGACAGGGTTTGCATGTCGGGCATCCCGAAGGATATACAGCCAGTGATATTATTGCCCGATTCAAGAGAATGAACGGTTATAATGTTCTTCATCCCATCGGTTTTGATGCATTTGGCCTGCCGGCAGAAACTTATGCGCTTCAGACAGGCACTCATCCGCAAATCACCACCGAAAAAAATATAGCCACCTTTACCCGCCAATTGAAACAATTCGGCTTTTCATACGATTGGGACAGGGTCGTGAACACAACAGACCCGGGTTATTACAAATGGACCCAGTGGGTATTCATCCAGCTTTTCAAAAAGGGTCTGGTATATGAAGCAGAATCTCCCGTGTGGTGGTGTGAAGAACTTAAATCCGTCCTGGCCAATGAAGAAGTAGTGGATGGAAAGAGCGAGCGGGGCGGTTATCCTGTCCGCCGGATTATGCTGAAACAATGGATGCTGAAAATCACTGCTTATGCCGACCGATTACTTGAAGGACTTGATAAACTGGATTGGCCTGAAGCCATCAAAGAGATGCAAAGAAACTGGATAGGGCGCAGCGAAGGAGCTGAAGTCCTTTTTCCCGTAGATGGCCATTCTGAATCAATAAAAGTATTTACCACGCGTCCGGACACACTTTTTGGCGCCACGTATATGGTTCTTTCTCCGGAACATCCCCTTGTTGATAAAATATGCACACCGGAATATACGGATGAGGTAAAGCGATATCAGGAAGAAGCGGCTCTAAAAAGTGATTTAGACCGGACAGAACTGTCGAAAGAAAAGACAGGTGTATTTACGGGTGCTTATGCCATCAATCCGGTTAATGAGGAGAAAATTCCCATTTGGATTGCTGATTATGTGCTCATCAGTTATGGTACCGGTGCAATTATGGCTGTCCCTGCCCATGATCAGCGGGACTGGGAATTTGCCCGTAAATTTAATTTGAAAATTGTTCCGGTTCTGGAAGGCGGGGATATCATACAAGAAGCCTTCGTTGGAGACGGAACTCATATCAATTCCGGTTTTATTAACGGAATGAATAAAAAAGATGCTATCGACACCATGATCCGATGGCTGGAAGAACACAAAGCAGGGGAGAGGGCTGTCAATTATAAACTCAGGGACTGGCTTTTCTCACGACAACGGTACTGGGGTGAACCCATTCCGTTGTATAAGGACGATGAAGGTAACGTATATGCCCTGGATGAGGATGAACTCCCACTGGAATTGCCGGATGTTGAAAAATATGAACCAGCAGGCAAGGGGCAGTCGCCTTTAGCTTCCATCCGGGACTGGGTTGAATTTACCAAAAACGGGAAGAAATATTACCGGGAGACCCACACAATGCCTCAATGGGCCGGCTCTAACTGGTATTATCTGCGCTATATCGACCCCCATAATGAGGAAAAGCTGGTTGATCCCGATAAAGAAAAATACTGGATGCCGGTAGATTTCTATATCGGCGGCGCCGAGCATGCAGTTTTACATTTACTCTATGCCCGTTTCTGGCACAAAGTCCTGTATGATCTCGGAGTGGTATCTACAGATGAACCCTTCCAAAGGCTTATGAATCAGGGACTTATCCTTGGTGAAGATGGCGAGAAAATGAGTAAATCCCGTGGAAATGTTGTTAATCCCGATGATATTATTCATGAATACGGTGCAGATACATTGCGTGTATACGAAATGTTCATGGGTCCAATTGAACGTCCCAAACCCTGGTCTACACAGGGCTTAGCCGGTATAAACCGTTTTCTCAACCGGATATGGCGCCTTTTTATTGAAGAAGACGGGACACTGACAGATAAAATCACGGATGCTCCTGCATCAGAACAACTTTTAAAAGTTTATCATGAAACGGTTAAAATTCTTACTGAACATATTGAAGCATGTCGTTTTAACACTGCGATCTCTCAACTAATGGTTTTTATTAATGAGTGTTATAAAGAGGAGAATCTGAACCGTTCATTCATGAATGGATTTGTAAAGTTGTTATCACCTTTTGCACCGCACCTGTCTGAAGAACTCTGGGAAAAAATGGGAAATACAGATGAATTGGCATATTCAAGCTGGCCGGAATACGAGGAAAAATATCTTATCGAGGCAACGATTGATTATCCCGTACAGATAAACGGTAAGGTCCGAACCATCATAACCGTCCCGAAAAACATCAGCCGGGAAAATCTTGAAGCAGTTGTTTTTGAAAATGAACGTGTAAAAAAATATACAACAGGGAAGAATATCCGAAAATTCATCGTAGTCCCGGAAAAAATAATCACAATCGTGATCTGA
- a CDS encoding ribonuclease Z, whose product MKTSHIHILGTGTSVPEPGNAPSSYLVKIASKAILIDSGPGIAQYIVNEGYHLEDIHTICFTHIHSDHILGLPEILFGLIHDNHIANHSINICISTNYAHFIEDELLKAWHPWFKKYQHINYRIIPVFSGTNILIDDVLITPFRVNHHESSLGYVIRTGSSSIAFSGDTDVFNINEVEKHNPEILFLDSSTCEPNKIPGHLSVQEAVRLVSTTSISKVYLTHIMPGERKKIVEFLRKRGKISDPEILLAQKGQKIPL is encoded by the coding sequence ATGAAGACATCTCATATACATATTCTGGGTACCGGGACATCCGTCCCTGAACCGGGAAATGCACCTTCATCATATTTGGTAAAAATTGCTTCTAAAGCAATTCTGATAGATTCAGGTCCTGGAATTGCACAATACATTGTAAATGAAGGATACCATTTAGAAGATATTCATACTATTTGTTTTACTCATATCCATTCTGATCATATCCTGGGACTTCCGGAGATTCTGTTTGGGCTTATTCATGACAATCATATTGCAAATCATAGTATAAATATCTGTATTTCAACAAATTACGCCCATTTTATAGAAGATGAATTACTCAAGGCATGGCATCCGTGGTTTAAAAAATATCAGCATATCAATTATCGGATAATTCCTGTTTTTTCTGGGACAAATATCCTCATAGATGATGTACTTATCACACCATTTAGGGTCAATCATCATGAAAGCAGTCTGGGATATGTAATTAGAACCGGAAGTTCATCAATAGCTTTTAGTGGTGATACGGATGTTTTCAACATAAATGAAGTAGAAAAACATAATCCTGAAATACTTTTTTTGGATAGCAGTACATGTGAACCCAATAAAATTCCGGGACACCTGAGTGTTCAGGAGGCAGTTCGTCTTGTAAGCACTACCAGTATATCGAAGGTGTATTTAACCCATATAATGCCTGGAGAACGTAAAAAGATTGTGGAATTCCTTAGAAAAAGAGGAAAGATAAGTGATCCCGAGATACTATTAGCCCAAAAAGGACAAAAAATACCCCTATAA
- the guaA gene encoding glutamine-hydrolyzing GMP synthase produces MKTLFQNEKILILDFGSQVTQLIARRIRESHVYCEIHPFNMSLKDIKAFNPKGIILSGGPASVYANNAPKPQDKIYDLGIPILGICYGLQLIAQHFGGCVDKAAEREYGRAELSILNEEDLFNGLRLANGRLTVWMSHGDRIENLPGSFEILAGTDNAPVAAIRNKDKNIYAIQFHPEVAHTDQGKEILKNFILKICDVQPVWTPLNFVESQLEKIREKVGGKRVLCGLSGGVDSSVVALLLHKAIGDQLTCVFVNNGLLRLNEAEDVRQAFCEHFKIKLVYVDAEERFLQALQGVSDPETKRRIIGNLFIDIFEDEARKLGNFEFLAQGTLYPDVIESISFKGPSATIKSHHNVGGLPEKMHFQLIEPLRELFKDEVREVGFQLGLDEEILYRHPFPGPGLAIRVLGEITRDKLDTLRKADYIAIQELQNHGLYREIWQAFCVLLPVRSVGVMGDERTYENTVVFRAVTSLDGMTADWAHIPYDVLSRISNRIINEVKGVNRVAYDISSKPPATIEWE; encoded by the coding sequence ATGAAAACACTATTTCAGAATGAAAAAATTCTTATACTTGATTTTGGATCCCAGGTGACCCAGCTGATTGCCCGAAGAATCCGGGAATCCCATGTCTATTGTGAAATTCATCCCTTTAACATGTCTCTGAAGGATATAAAAGCTTTTAATCCGAAGGGAATCATATTGTCAGGCGGACCGGCCAGTGTATACGCCAACAATGCACCGAAACCCCAGGACAAAATATACGATCTGGGCATTCCCATTTTGGGTATTTGTTACGGATTGCAATTGATTGCCCAACATTTTGGCGGATGTGTGGATAAGGCAGCTGAAAGAGAATATGGCAGGGCCGAACTGTCCATTCTGAATGAAGAAGATTTGTTCAACGGACTTCGGCTCGCAAACGGACGGTTAACGGTTTGGATGAGTCATGGCGACCGGATTGAGAACCTTCCCGGAAGCTTTGAAATACTTGCCGGGACGGATAATGCCCCGGTAGCTGCGATCCGGAACAAGGATAAAAACATATACGCCATCCAATTTCATCCCGAAGTTGCACATACTGATCAGGGTAAAGAAATTTTGAAGAATTTTATTTTGAAAATCTGTGATGTCCAGCCGGTTTGGACACCCCTGAATTTTGTCGAATCCCAACTGGAAAAAATACGTGAAAAAGTGGGAGGGAAGCGGGTCCTTTGCGGTTTATCAGGCGGAGTGGACAGTTCTGTTGTGGCACTTCTCTTGCATAAGGCGATCGGGGATCAGCTAACCTGTGTTTTTGTCAACAACGGCCTTTTAAGATTAAATGAAGCGGAAGATGTCCGGCAGGCCTTTTGTGAACATTTTAAAATCAAACTTGTCTATGTGGATGCAGAGGAACGTTTCCTGCAAGCCCTTCAAGGAGTTTCTGATCCTGAAACAAAACGGAGGATTATCGGTAACCTCTTTATTGACATTTTTGAGGATGAAGCCCGTAAGCTTGGAAATTTTGAATTTTTAGCCCAGGGGACACTTTATCCTGATGTGATTGAATCGATTTCTTTTAAAGGACCTTCGGCAACGATCAAAAGCCACCATAATGTGGGTGGACTCCCGGAAAAGATGCATTTTCAGCTTATAGAGCCTCTCAGAGAGCTTTTCAAGGACGAAGTCCGCGAAGTTGGCTTCCAGCTCGGCTTAGATGAAGAAATCCTTTACAGACATCCTTTTCCGGGACCAGGACTCGCAATCCGCGTTTTAGGCGAAATTACACGGGATAAACTGGATACTTTACGTAAAGCAGATTATATCGCCATTCAGGAATTGCAGAACCACGGCTTGTACCGGGAAATCTGGCAGGCATTTTGCGTCCTCCTGCCGGTTCGCAGTGTTGGCGTTATGGGAGATGAAAGGACGTATGAAAATACCGTCGTTTTCAGAGCAGTGACCAGTTTGGACGGCATGACTGCCGATTGGGCTCATATTCCTTATGACGTATTAAGTCGGATTTCAAATCGTATCATTAATGAAGTAAAAGGCGTGAACAGAGTAGCTTATGATATCAGTTCAAAGCCACCGGCAACGATTGAATGGGAATAA
- a CDS encoding adenylosuccinate synthase, giving the protein MSISIVMGAQWGDEGKGKIVDTLAENADMVIRYQGGANAGHTVIHGSNKYVLHLIPSGIISGQSVNIIGNGCVVDPVLLLKEIETLRKQGITVDPRHLMIAENAHIVTPLHKWLDSLQNAYIGTTKRGIGPAYEQKARRNGIRFDMVAGNRYQSILESQLAEIQKVTKAVYDREFPLDMEDKLAECFNYAQELLPFVKDTAPVIADAVASGKEVLYEGAQGTLLDIDHGTYPFVTSSSTTIGGAYTGSGVYVHFNQRIGIVKSYTTRVGEGPFPTELFDEDGEMLRKNGYEYGSTTGRPRRCGWLDLPLLKKAILINGFNTLVLTKISCLSGFHTLKIAVDYHDNHPIYQEFAGWQEPVEGITDWQSLPKNCQDYIQFIEDALEVPFGMISTGPDRKNIIIRNS; this is encoded by the coding sequence ATGAGTATATCAATTGTTATGGGAGCCCAATGGGGTGATGAGGGGAAAGGGAAAATTGTAGATACCCTGGCTGAAAATGCCGATATGGTTATCCGGTATCAGGGTGGAGCCAATGCGGGACATACGGTAATACACGGATCAAATAAATATGTCCTTCATCTAATCCCCAGCGGTATCATATCCGGCCAATCAGTCAATATCATTGGAAATGGTTGTGTCGTGGATCCCGTATTACTCCTTAAAGAAATCGAAACTCTACGGAAGCAGGGGATTACGGTTGATCCCCGGCACCTCATGATTGCTGAAAATGCCCACATTGTAACACCCCTGCACAAATGGCTCGATTCACTTCAAAATGCATATATCGGTACGACCAAACGGGGAATCGGTCCGGCTTACGAGCAAAAAGCCCGCCGTAACGGAATTCGTTTTGATATGGTTGCCGGAAACAGGTATCAATCCATTCTGGAATCCCAGCTTGCTGAAATCCAAAAGGTGACTAAAGCCGTTTATGACCGGGAATTTCCCCTGGACATGGAAGATAAACTGGCAGAGTGTTTCAACTACGCCCAAGAACTTCTGCCCTTCGTCAAGGATACGGCACCTGTGATTGCCGATGCCGTGGCCTCAGGAAAAGAGGTTTTGTATGAAGGGGCACAGGGAACACTTCTGGATATTGATCATGGCACCTACCCCTTTGTGACTTCATCCAGTACAACCATCGGCGGGGCTTATACAGGATCCGGCGTTTACGTCCATTTCAATCAACGGATTGGCATCGTCAAATCCTATACTACACGGGTAGGTGAGGGACCCTTTCCAACGGAACTTTTTGATGAAGATGGTGAAATGCTACGAAAAAATGGTTATGAATACGGATCTACCACCGGCCGCCCCCGCCGCTGTGGCTGGCTGGATCTTCCCCTTCTGAAAAAAGCTATTCTAATCAATGGTTTCAATACCCTGGTTTTAACGAAAATCAGCTGCCTGTCCGGATTTCATACGTTGAAAATAGCTGTTGATTATCATGATAACCATCCGATTTATCAGGAGTTTGCAGGTTGGCAAGAACCTGTGGAAGGGATTACGGACTGGCAATCGCTCCCAAAAAACTGTCAGGACTATATTCAATTCATCGAAGATGCACTGGAGGTTCCTTTTGGGATGATTTCCACCGGTCCGGACAGGAAAAATATCATTATCAGAAACTCATAG
- a CDS encoding IMP dehydrogenase, which produces MAKKIINEPSRTLMEYRLLPGYTTDETSIDQISLETTLAWTPEGEQKFKLNIPVVSAAMQSVSGVEMGIELARLGGLAFIFCSQTIENEAAMIRDIKSYKAGFVDPFYVHPDMLIGDVFEISKSKGFNTFPVVDVNHKLLGILTKNDYSGTHHAQLKVSERMIPRDQLVVGVNISDIKEANKLLRESHQSVLPIVNEDDRLKNLVFRKDIRNHMNYPMELLDDRKRLLTGAAVNTHDYKERVPALEEAGADILTVDSSDGFSVYQKRTLEWITAYYPYLPVIGGNIITGKGFRFLVDCGARAVKVGMGGGSICITQEQKGTGRGLASAIIDVVNERNRYFEETGKYIPVVADGGIVDSKDITIALALGADYVMMGRYFARMEESPTEKIQLNNRIMKPYWGEGSARAREWKSVRYYQMKFVEGVEGFVQYAGKLRDNLPETLSKIKASMSSCGVTNIREFHENAELEIVSALSIREGKVHDIYMPNDSSDYKSDKY; this is translated from the coding sequence ATGGCAAAAAAAATCATTAATGAACCTTCCCGGACCCTCATGGAATACCGTCTTTTACCGGGATACACAACAGATGAAACTTCCATTGATCAGATATCCCTTGAAACGACGTTGGCGTGGACTCCTGAGGGTGAGCAAAAATTCAAGCTCAATATTCCGGTTGTTTCAGCTGCCATGCAGAGTGTTTCCGGTGTGGAAATGGGAATTGAACTGGCCAGGCTGGGTGGACTGGCTTTTATATTTTGTTCACAAACGATAGAGAATGAAGCGGCCATGATCCGGGATATTAAAAGTTATAAGGCCGGTTTTGTGGATCCTTTCTATGTCCACCCGGATATGCTGATTGGAGATGTTTTCGAAATCAGTAAAAGTAAAGGCTTCAATACATTTCCCGTTGTTGATGTCAACCATAAACTGTTGGGTATTCTAACGAAAAATGATTACAGCGGAACCCATCATGCTCAACTGAAAGTTTCCGAGAGAATGATTCCCAGGGATCAGCTGGTTGTTGGAGTCAATATTTCTGATATCAAAGAAGCCAATAAACTGCTGAGAGAAAGTCATCAGAGTGTTCTTCCCATTGTTAATGAGGATGATCGGCTGAAAAATCTTGTTTTCCGGAAAGATATCCGCAATCACATGAATTATCCCATGGAATTGCTGGATGACCGGAAACGCCTGCTTACTGGAGCGGCGGTTAATACCCACGATTACAAAGAGCGTGTCCCGGCATTGGAAGAAGCCGGTGCTGATATTTTGACAGTGGATTCATCTGATGGTTTTTCAGTCTATCAAAAGCGAACCCTTGAATGGATCACGGCATATTATCCCTATCTTCCGGTGATCGGAGGCAATATTATCACGGGGAAAGGCTTTCGATTTCTGGTGGATTGCGGCGCACGGGCCGTGAAAGTCGGTATGGGCGGAGGATCCATTTGCATTACTCAGGAACAAAAAGGAACGGGGCGCGGACTTGCATCGGCAATTATTGATGTCGTTAACGAAAGGAATCGGTATTTTGAAGAGACCGGAAAATACATTCCTGTTGTTGCAGACGGAGGGATTGTGGATTCTAAAGATATTACCATTGCCCTTGCATTGGGTGCGGATTACGTGATGATGGGACGCTATTTTGCCCGGATGGAGGAATCCCCTACGGAAAAGATTCAGCTCAATAACCGGATTATGAAGCCCTATTGGGGTGAAGGATCTGCCAGGGCCCGCGAGTGGAAATCAGTCCGATATTACCAGATGAAGTTTGTTGAAGGAGTAGAAGGCTTTGTCCAGTATGCCGGCAAACTCCGGGACAATCTGCCTGAAACTCTCTCTAAAATCAAAGCATCCATGTCTTCCTGCGGCGTGACCAATATTCGGGAGTTTCATGAAAATGCAGAGCTTGAAATTGTCTCGGCATTATCCATCCGGGAAGGGAAGGTTCATGATATCTATATGCCGAATGACTCTTCAGATTATAAATCCGATAAATATTGA
- a CDS encoding Na/Pi symporter, which translates to MNKYKSGLIKTLQILGLLYIFLLSIELIGLGFKLFGKEFAHALMETTSSPFVGLFIGILVTSMVQSSSTVTSIVVGMVAGGTLTISGAIPIVMGSNIGTSVTNIIVSMGSLSRRNEFRDAFSAAVVHDFFNILAVLILFPLQISFNILGVLSKKLADIFVGSSGVTFKSPLKLVVGPVASWLAEFLNKNPVLIVIMALVLLFIALRYIVVVLKSVFINKAENFFDKVIFKSTFTALAFGLILTVLVQSSSITTSLIVPIVGSGILTLYQVFPYTIGANIGTTITAILASLVTGKTEALIVAFAHFMFNVIGAILILSIPFLRNIPLWGAKKFSGLVYNNRYISILFLLIFFFIIPLLVIFLSR; encoded by the coding sequence ATGAACAAATACAAAAGCGGACTGATTAAAACATTACAGATTCTTGGCCTGTTATACATTTTTCTTCTCAGTATTGAATTGATTGGTTTGGGTTTTAAGTTGTTCGGCAAAGAGTTTGCCCATGCGTTGATGGAAACCACATCTTCACCATTTGTCGGGCTTTTTATTGGGATTCTTGTTACCAGCATGGTACAGAGTTCTTCTACGGTTACATCCATAGTTGTCGGGATGGTGGCGGGAGGGACGCTGACTATTTCAGGAGCCATTCCCATTGTGATGGGATCCAATATCGGAACATCCGTAACCAATATTATTGTTTCAATGGGATCCTTATCCAGACGCAACGAATTCCGGGATGCCTTCTCAGCAGCTGTTGTCCATGATTTTTTCAATATCCTTGCGGTCCTGATCCTTTTTCCGCTGCAAATATCCTTCAACATACTGGGTGTTTTATCTAAAAAACTGGCAGATATTTTTGTCGGGTCATCCGGAGTCACATTTAAAAGTCCACTTAAATTGGTTGTCGGGCCTGTTGCATCCTGGCTTGCGGAGTTTTTAAATAAAAATCCTGTTCTCATTGTTATTATGGCTCTTGTGCTTCTCTTCATTGCACTCCGGTATATCGTTGTGGTCTTGAAAAGTGTATTCATTAACAAGGCAGAAAACTTTTTCGATAAAGTTATTTTTAAATCTACATTCACTGCCCTTGCCTTTGGTTTGATCCTGACTGTTCTTGTCCAGAGCAGTTCCATTACCACGTCATTAATTGTACCTATTGTAGGTTCGGGTATTCTGACTCTGTATCAGGTTTTTCCCTATACCATCGGGGCTAATATCGGCACAACGATCACGGCAATTCTGGCTTCTCTTGTCACTGGTAAAACTGAGGCATTGATCGTTGCCTTTGCCCACTTTATGTTCAATGTAATCGGAGCTATACTAATTCTTTCTATTCCGTTTTTACGCAATATTCCACTTTGGGGCGCAAAGAAATTTTCAGGACTTGTTTATAATAATCGATATATATCCATTCTCTTTTTGCTCATCTTTTTCTTTATTATTCCACTGTTAGTAATCTTTTTATCGCGTTGA